Below is a window of Sporosarcina ureae DNA.
CCTGTAAAATGAAACAATGTCATATTGAAACCTCCCGGGAATTCTTTCATCCCTCTTTTTATCTCCAACTGTCCTAAAATAGACTCGGAGATTATTTCTTGTCATAGTATATCATGTGTTCGTTAAAAGTTTAGATACGAACGTGTAGATTATTTACTTCATGAAGCTTTCAAATGCTTGTTCAGTCAAAAAGACATCGCGCGCTCTGCTTCCTCTTTGTTCAGATATAAATTGATTGGCTTCCATTCGGTCAATTAACTTCGCCGCCCGATTGTACCCGATGCTGAAATGGCGCTGTAATGACGAGGTCGATGCACTCCCCTGCTCTATGACAAAGCTGCAGGCTTGCTCAAATAACGGATCCGATTCCTCTTCTTGGACAGCGGCCGCCAGCAAATCATCTTGGCCGAATAAGTAATTCGGTTCTGCTTCATTACGAACATGTTCTATTATACGCTCGATTTCATCATCCGTGACAAACGTCCCCTGAAGACGGACAGGCGCTGATTGACCATTCCCTAAGTACAACATATCCCCTTTACCAAGTAGACGATCTGCCCCTACCGAATCCAAGATGGTCCTTGAATCCACCTGTGAGGAAACAGCGAATGCAATGCGTGTTGGGATGTTAGCTTTGATCGTTCCGGTAATGACGTCAACAGAAGGCCGCTGTGTCGCAATGATCAAATGAATACCGCAAGCTCTTGCTTTTTGCGTAATTCGGCTAATCGACACTTCTACATCTGCAGGAGCCATCATCATTAGATCAGCTAATTCGTCGATCACTACTAAGATATAAGGCATCTTTAAAGAGAAACGGCGTGATTCCATGACCATTTCGTTATAACGTTCTATATTACGTACTGCGGAATGCGCGAATAATTCATAGCGTCTTTCCATCTCATTGACTGCCCATTTCAACGCGGCAGTGGCTGCTTTAACATCCGTAATAACAGGACTCAACAAGTGAGGAATACCGTTATACGGTGCTAGCTCAACCATTTTAGGATCAATAAGTAATAATTTCAAGTCATGATGTGAAGCTTTATACAGCAAACTGATCAGTATAGAGTTGATACATACGGATTTACCGGAACCTGTTGCACCAGCAATCATCCCGTGTGGCATCTTCCGCAAATCAATCGTTTGCGGCTCCCCTGTCAAGCTTAGTCCGAGCACTGCCTCTAAAGGTGAGTCGGAATTCATGAATGCGTCACTATCAATAACCTCTGAAATTCGAACAGCACGTGTTTTACGATTCGGGATTTCAATACCAATCATACTTGTTCCTGGAATGGGTGCTTGGATACGAATATCCCTAGCCGCCAAAGCCAATTTTAAGTCATCAGTTAAGTTTCGAATCTTACTGACTTTTGTTCCCTGCATTACAGTTAATTCAAACATCGTCACAGCAGGTCCTTGAACCGCTTGTACGACAGTCGCTTGTACAGCGAAGTGAGAAAGAGTATCTTCTAATGTTTCAGATTGCGATGCAAGCCACTCTTCATCTATTATTTCTTCTTCTGGAGGTGCAAGGTACTGCATAGTTGGGAATCCATAATGTGGCGGTTCTTCTTCAACTATTTCCGCCTCTGATTCTTCTACAATCGTTTCGGAAGTTGACGCAACAGTTTCTGTCACTACGACTTGAGACTCTTTCGCAATGGCTTCCGAGTCCTCCGCGCGTGGTTCTACTATCACAGTCTGTTGTTCTTCAACTACGGGTTGTAGTTGTTCTAGCGCTTCTGCTTGTTCCACTGCAGGCTGCTGAACTTGATCCTTTTCTACTTCAAACGACTCTTCCACTGATTGTTTCTTTGCGGCATTTTCTGCAATTAGCTCTTCTACTCTAGCAGCTAATCTTTCTTTATCAGATTTAAGCATCAACACATTAAATGGTACAATTTTTTCTTTCTTGATCGGTTCTTCTTGCTTTTCTATATCATCCATTTCGGATGCCATTTCTTCTACTTCTTGCTCTTCAACGTCTTCGTCCACTGGAACAATTATTGGTTCTTCAGGTGTCTCTACAAATTCCTTTGTTTCAGTTGCCACATGCTCAGGCTCTTTTACTTCTACTTTCACTTCCGTTGCTTCTTCTGTTTGCTCTAGTTCTTCTGTTACGGCAGAGACTACAAGTGACTCTTCTGGCTCTATAATGATTTCTTCTGTTTCAGAATAATCGTTGTCATGTTCAGCTTCTTCCACTACTTCTTCTGCCACTGACTCTTCTTCTGTCTGCTCAACGTGAACCATATCTTCTTCGGGCTCTGTTTCAGATGCAAAAGAAACCGTTTCTTCGATTTCTTCAGTATGTTCTTCTGTAGAAGTCACTTTTGGCTGTCTTTTTTCTGATGAACTAGCGAATAGCGGTGCTTCGCTTGGTTGTTGATTGGTAATCAAAGATAGTGGCAATTCCTCATCAAGATCTTCTAGCTGTCCGTGTAATTCTTGATCTTTCATATCTTTCTTTTCTATAACCGACTCCATAGCTTCACTAATTGGTGAACTACTTTTCAGTCCATAGATAGGAGACGGCACATGTGTAGGCGTGAATGGTCTTCTCATTTTCTTTGGCTTTTCAATTTTCACAGGTTCCTGTTGCTGATATGAAGGTTCCTGTGGTTCTGCAGGATGCTTAGATTCATATGGTTCGATTCGCTGCGGCTCTGCATGTAAATTCCGTTCAGGCTTCCCACCAGAAAACGGAAGAGGTAACGGATTAGATGTAGGCGGAATAATGCGTGCAAATTCACGTCTAGTTTCCGCACGATACACTTTACCATTGGTCTCAAAACGGCCCGGCCAACGTTCATTCTGTTGCAAAGGAATAATTTCATATGGTTCTTCAACTATTTCATCTTGCAAATAATCTTTTGTATATTCATCATGATGGGTCTGTGGTTCCCATCCGTAAATTTCATAGTCAGAAACTATCGGAAATCTAAAGTTCGTTTTTTTATTTTCATCAAGTTTTTCATCGTTTTTTTCATTAAGTTTTTCATTGTATATTTCATTGTTATTTCCAGGAGTTTTTTGTTCATATAAAGGTTCATCTTTTTCATTGCCTTCTTCCATTTGCTGAAGGCGTCTTTTCATATTCCGTAACCAGCTCAAATATATCACTCTTTTCATGTCAATCATTTCATTTTAACAGGTTCTCTATGAGGAAATCAAACAGTTCTATGTACTTTCCGTATAAAATAGTGATTTGTAACCCTATGTAACAATAATACAAAAAAGCTTTTGCTACAAGCTTAACGAGCCTTGTGCAAAAGCTATTCATTATAGATATATTTACATCTTACGCTTCGAAAGCTTCTCCGACGATTCGGTCATCTTCCAATACAAGAATACCTTTTTCTTCAGGTGCATCTTTCAAGCCCAATTCTTTAGCAGAACAGATCATGCCTGACGAAGCGACTCCACGAAGTTCAGCATCGCGAATGATCATACCTGAAGGCATGACAGCACCCACTTTCGCTACCACTACCTTCTGTCCCGCTTCTACGTTAGGTGCGCCACAGACGATCTGTAGAGTCCCCTCCCCTACTTCCACTTGGCAAACATTTAATTTATCTGCGTTTGGATGCTTCTCTTTTTCTGCAACATAACCTACTACAAATTTAGGAGTGAAATCCAATTCAAGCTCTAAGTCTATGTCATTTTCTTTCAAGGCTTTTTGCAGTTGTTCGCCAAGCTCTTCTGTCAACTCTACTTGACCTACTGCTGAAATCGGAAAATAACTTGTAGCATTAAATAAATTGAAAGCCACAACGTTTCCTGTCTTTTCGTCTTTGATAACTGTTACATTATTTGTTCTTTCAGCTATAATAGCTGCCGGTCTTTCTGTTGTAAGTTGTACGAACAATACGTCGCCAACACCTTCTGGATTATAAAAGATATTCATTTTTTCTTTTCCCTTCTAGCCAATCTGTTTTTTGCCATAATGAAAATTGGTTCGAGTTTACCATCTTCATAAATGAAAGATAGTGACGTAACAGGAACGGCACCTGTTGTGAAAAACTGCATAGCGATTTGCGCAATGACGTCATAACCTGTGTCGTTTCGAATATCACCGATTATCAACACATCTTGGTGAGGAACGGAAACAACCATATGTCCCTCGGTTTTCTCTTCCATTTCCTTCAAAAAGGGTTGATTTAATATTCTGCTTGCATCATAACCATCATTATTATTGATGAAGTAGAAGATATTGTCAGATACGATGTCCTGCTTATAAGCTGTTGGTAACGTCTTGACTTTAAACATCGCAACTTCTTGAATTTCCTGTTCTGTCATCTGCATATCGGAAAGCATACCGTGGTCAATCAAGCGGTAAGTATTTCCTAAATCCAACGCGTAGAAAATCCGTGTTTCTGCCGTATGATCTTTCGTCAAGAAAGTCTCTCCAGCAGAACTTTCAGTCGGGAATGAAGTTGAACGGATAACTGGGAAAATATTATTTTCCCCTGCAAAACCTTTTGCTTGTTCTTGCTCCATTGCGCTGAACGTCTCCAGGATGGTATAGGCTACCTCATCGATTGCACGCTCTTTTTTTTGCTCATACTTTGATAAAATTTCAGGTAACGAGATATCAATACCTTTATGAAGAGTATGGTGGACAATTCGCAATTTGTCTGCCTTGCGATCAAATTGCCAATCAAAGTTCTCTTTAGGTAAGCGGTTCTTCAGCTCTTCTACCAAATCTTTAGCTTCCATTCGTCGTCCCTCTCCTTCCGTACTCAATTTTTTTATTGATCGTCATGTTGAACTGAACGAGCAATTTCCATCATTTTTTCCAAGTAGGCGCTAGTGTTTGCTTCGTCTGTTACAGTTTCCACCTTCGCTCCACCTACGTTCGCAATTAACTCAACTTGCTTTTCACCTTTTTCAATAACCGCAACAAAGCCAAATGCTTCATCTTTAGAAAATGTTTGTGCGCCTACTAAATTTTCCGGTTCATCCGTCAATAACACATCATAATAGACATGACTATTTTTCTTTTCATTCGGATTAACGGTTAAGTAAAATGAATCATGTCGTTTAGTTAAGACAATCGTTTGTGAAGTTGATTCTTCATCTACACGTATAGTTGGCGGTTTATAGAAGTCAATATCGCCTACCGCATGATTCGTTTTTTTGCTATTCAATTCAAAAACTTTTTTCGCTGAGACAAATGCATCGTCAGTACGGACTTCCACTTTCTGATTACATCCTACTAATACGACAGCTAGTAGCAACAGCAAGAAAACCTTTCCACTTCGCAACATTCAGGTTCCCCCCTTCTCTACTTTCGTTCACTTTTCTATCAGTCCTATTCTAATCGCACGCTGTCGCTATTGCAATCGTCAACTCTGACGTGACATGCTATACAAGAGCTGCCCGATTAATAATTGCATAATATGTTCAAAAAGTGCATCCCTTGGTACAAGTTGCGCTGTCAACATTCCCATTGCGCCTTCTGACATACGGACATTTCTCTTTTTAAAATAGTCATCCACCGCGTCACCCAGTTCTTTACCACTACGAACTTCCACGGCTAGCTCTTCTGGCAACGGAATTTGTGCGCCCGCGGCAGTATACGTTTTGCCTTCCGGTGTAGTGAGGGCACCCCAATTGCAAAGGTACATGGTGTCCGCAATCATGTGGACACCGCCTTCCAAGCCAATACCATACATATCGTTTGCGACAGCAACCGATCGATTAATCGCACCTTGGCGCGTTTCCTCTTCGCTCATCGGCTGAGCGCTAACGCCTGACGAAACGGACACGGAAGAAACAGAACTATTTTCCAAACACTGCTCGATGATTCGAACGGCCGCACGCTTCTTCGCCTGATTTTCAGAGCCTAGAACAAATTCCATTCAGTCCCCTCTTTTCTAAGAGCCTAGCTATTTTGCTTTAACGTTTCTACTGTAGTTTTATCACATGCTTTTACTAACTTTGTAATTAATTCCTTAGCTGCTGCATAATCATCTGTGTGGATGATCGAAGCCGCAGTATGGATGTAGCGAGAACAAATACCGATGACTGCACTTGGGACGCCGTTATTCGCCACATGTACTTGCCCTGCATCCGTGCCACCTTGAGAAACAAAATATTGATACGGTATATTGTGAGTTTCAGCGGTATCTAAAACGAACTCTCGCATGCCGCGATGAGTGATCATCGAACGGTCCATGATACGCAATAATGCGCCTTGGCCCAACTGCCCAAATTCTTTTTTATTGCCGCTTGCATCATTTGCAGGACTTGCATCGAGTGCGAAGAATAAATCCGGATCAATCATGCGAGCCGCTGTTTGTGCTCCACGCAAGCCGACTTCTTCCATAACCGTTGCACCTGAATACAACGTGTTTGGCAACGTTTCATTTTTCACTTCTTGCAACAGTTCAA
It encodes the following:
- a CDS encoding DNA translocase FtsK — protein: MSWLRNMKRRLQQMEEGNEKDEPLYEQKTPGNNNEIYNEKLNEKNDEKLDENKKTNFRFPIVSDYEIYGWEPQTHHDEYTKDYLQDEIVEEPYEIIPLQQNERWPGRFETNGKVYRAETRREFARIIPPTSNPLPLPFSGGKPERNLHAEPQRIEPYESKHPAEPQEPSYQQQEPVKIEKPKKMRRPFTPTHVPSPIYGLKSSSPISEAMESVIEKKDMKDQELHGQLEDLDEELPLSLITNQQPSEAPLFASSSEKRQPKVTSTEEHTEEIEETVSFASETEPEEDMVHVEQTEEESVAEEVVEEAEHDNDYSETEEIIIEPEESLVVSAVTEELEQTEEATEVKVEVKEPEHVATETKEFVETPEEPIIVPVDEDVEEQEVEEMASEMDDIEKQEEPIKKEKIVPFNVLMLKSDKERLAARVEELIAENAAKKQSVEESFEVEKDQVQQPAVEQAEALEQLQPVVEEQQTVIVEPRAEDSEAIAKESQVVVTETVASTSETIVEESEAEIVEEEPPHYGFPTMQYLAPPEEEIIDEEWLASQSETLEDTLSHFAVQATVVQAVQGPAVTMFELTVMQGTKVSKIRNLTDDLKLALAARDIRIQAPIPGTSMIGIEIPNRKTRAVRISEVIDSDAFMNSDSPLEAVLGLSLTGEPQTIDLRKMPHGMIAGATGSGKSVCINSILISLLYKASHHDLKLLLIDPKMVELAPYNGIPHLLSPVITDVKAATAALKWAVNEMERRYELFAHSAVRNIERYNEMVMESRRFSLKMPYILVVIDELADLMMMAPADVEVSISRITQKARACGIHLIIATQRPSVDVITGTIKANIPTRIAFAVSSQVDSRTILDSVGADRLLGKGDMLYLGNGQSAPVRLQGTFVTDDEIERIIEHVRNEAEPNYLFGQDDLLAAAVQEEESDPLFEQACSFVIEQGSASTSSLQRHFSIGYNRAAKLIDRMEANQFISEQRGSRARDVFLTEQAFESFMK
- a CDS encoding DUF84 family protein; translation: MEFVLGSENQAKKRAAVRIIEQCLENSSVSSVSVSSGVSAQPMSEEETRQGAINRSVAVANDMYGIGLEGGVHMIADTMYLCNWGALTTPEGKTYTAAGAQIPLPEELAVEVRSGKELGDAVDDYFKKRNVRMSEGAMGMLTAQLVPRDALFEHIMQLLIGQLLYSMSRQS
- the ytpR gene encoding YtpR family tRNA-binding protein, which codes for MNIFYNPEGVGDVLFVQLTTERPAAIIAERTNNVTVIKDEKTGNVVAFNLFNATSYFPISAVGQVELTEELGEQLQKALKENDIDLELELDFTPKFVVGYVAEKEKHPNADKLNVCQVEVGEGTLQIVCGAPNVEAGQKVVVAKVGAVMPSGMIIRDAELRGVASSGMICSAKELGLKDAPEEKGILVLEDDRIVGEAFEA
- a CDS encoding DUF1444 family protein, translating into MEAKDLVEELKNRLPKENFDWQFDRKADKLRIVHHTLHKGIDISLPEILSKYEQKKERAIDEVAYTILETFSAMEQEQAKGFAGENNIFPVIRSTSFPTESSAGETFLTKDHTAETRIFYALDLGNTYRLIDHGMLSDMQMTEQEIQEVAMFKVKTLPTAYKQDIVSDNIFYFINNNDGYDASRILNQPFLKEMEEKTEGHMVVSVPHQDVLIIGDIRNDTGYDVIAQIAMQFFTTGAVPVTSLSFIYEDGKLEPIFIMAKNRLARREKKK